Genomic segment of Sphingomonas telluris:
TCCCGAGGCCGATGATGCTGTCGTCGAGAGTCACGTCGAGACGGTAGCGAGCCGTCGAAGCTTCGCCCGTCGCCATTCGCTCCTTGAGATTGTTGTAGACCAGCCAGCCGACCTGGCCCTCGATCGGCGCCACCGTGATTTCCGACAAGGTGGTTGCGACCGTCCCGCCCGAACCACCCGCATAAAGCGGTTGCAGCTGACAGCCGGAGAGGAAAAGCGCGGCCGCTGCGAAGGCGAGCGCCTGCTTCATGCGACGATGTTCACCAGCCGGTCGGGCACGACGATCACCTTGCGCGGCGCATTGCCGCCCAGCTGACGCTGCACCTTTTCAGACCCGAGCGCGAGCGCTTCGGCAGCGGCACGGTCGAGACCACGAGGGGCATTCAGCGTGTCGCGTAGCTTGCCGTTGATCTGGACCGCGAGCGTGACTTGATCGTCGACAAGCATCGACGGGTCGAACGCCGGCCATGCCGCGTCCACGACCATACCCTGCTCGCCCAGCGCGACCCAAGCTTCCTCCGCCAGGTGCGGTGCCGCAGGCCCTGTAAGCTTGACCAGCGTACGAATCGCTTCCGACCGTGTCTTCGACGGCTTGGACTTTTCGATCGCGCTGGTGAGCTCATAGAGCTGCGCGACGGCCTTGTTGAACTGTAGCCCTTCGAGCGCTTCGCCGACCGCCGCGACGGTGCGGTGCACCTTGCGGCTGAGCGCTTCGTCGACGCCTTCGGCGGCCTGGTCCGTCGAGGCCAACCGCCACACGCGCTGGACGAAGCGGGATGCGCCCTCGATTCCGCCTTCAGACCATTCTAGGTCGCGCTCGGGCGGACTGTCGGACAACATGAACCAGCGTACGGCGTCGGCGCCGTAGCGAGCAACGATCGGCTCGGGGTCGAT
This window contains:
- the lptE gene encoding LPS assembly lipoprotein LptE — translated: MKQALAFAAAALFLSGCQLQPLYAGGSGGTVATTLSEITVAPIEGQVGWLVYNNLKERMATGEASTARYRLDVTLDDSIIGLGIRGDRAVTRERRTLRARYQLVELSTGQVVLDATAGSDAGIDVVSSQYATVAAEQTAAERLSEVVSDQIISRLGLFATRTQQAR